One segment of Eretmochelys imbricata isolate rEreImb1 chromosome 5, rEreImb1.hap1, whole genome shotgun sequence DNA contains the following:
- the LOC144265170 gene encoding iron-sulfur cluster assembly 1 homolog, mitochondrial, whose protein sequence is MASSVVRATVRAVSKRKIQATRAALTLTPSAVHKIKQLLKDKPEHVGVKVGVRTRGCNGLSYTLEYTKTKGNSDEEVVQDGVRVFIEKKAQLTLLGTEMDYVEDKLSSEFVFNNPNIKGTCGCGESFNI, encoded by the exons ATGGCCTCCTCGGTGGTCCGCGCCACGGTCCGGGCCGTGAGCAAGAGGAAGATACAGGCCACCCGGGCCGCCCTTACTCTG ACTCCGTCAGCTGTACATAAGATCAAACAGCTTCTTAAAGATAAACCTGAGCAT GTAGGTGTGAAAGTTGGAGTCCGTACAAGGGGGTGTAATGGACTTTCGTACACGTTAGAATATACAAAAACAAAAGGCAACTCCGATGAAGAAGTAGTTCAAGATG GAGTCAGAGTGTTCATTGAAAAGAAAGCACAGCTGACGCTTCTAGGAACTGAAATGGACTATGTGGAAGACAAACTATCCAGTGAATTTGTCTTCAATAACCCAAACATCAAAGGaacttgtggctgtggagaaagcttcaacaTTTGA